The following proteins are co-located in the Rattus norvegicus strain BN/NHsdMcwi chromosome X, GRCr8, whole genome shotgun sequence genome:
- the Hmgb4l5 gene encoding high mobility group protein B4-like — protein MGKDSKVRPKVNVSPYVHFMMDFRNQMREQQPNIYYDFTEFSRKCSEKWKTISKKEKKKYEALAKRDKDRYQREMRNYSGPRRERRRRDADAPRKPPSSFLLFSQDHFDEIKEQHPNWTVGQVAKAAGRMWARCSEADKIPYEERAAVLRAKYLEEREAYHQQCQRGK, from the coding sequence ATGGGAAAAGACAGCAAAGTAAGACCGAAAGTGAACGTCTCTCCTTATGTCCATTTTATGATGGACTTCAGAAATCAAATGAGGGAGCAACAGCCAAACATCTACTATGACTTTACCGAATTTTCTAGAAAGTGTTCTGAAAAGTGGAAGACCatctcaaagaaggaaaaaaagaagtatgaAGCCCTGGCCAAGCGCGACAAAGATCGGTACCAACGTGAAATGAGAAACTATTCCGGAccgagaagggagagaaggaggagagatgcAGATGCACCGCGGAAGCCCCCATCCTCGTTCCTGCTCTTCTCCCAGGACCATTTTGACGAGATAAAAGAACAACACCCAAACTGGACTGTGGGGCAGGTGGCCAAGGCTGCAGGGAGGATGTGGGCCAGGTGTTCAGAAGCGGATAAAATCCCCTACGAGGAGAGGGCTGCGGTTCTGAGGGCCAAGTACCTTGAAGAGCGGGAGGCCTACCACCAGCAATGCCAGCGCGGGAAGTAA